A stretch of the Panicum virgatum strain AP13 chromosome 9N, P.virgatum_v5, whole genome shotgun sequence genome encodes the following:
- the LOC120689178 gene encoding uncharacterized protein LOC120689178 — MTQQRIDTGSWTQKGRNAKEAIGKAWSKFFHFAGVPGRQADNPYFVSAVRETQKWGEGIASPTRRDIDGKYLDQNEQDLKTRYVKFRKDWPSFGVTLMCDSWTGPTRMSVINFLIYCNGVMWFHKSIDASGRTQDSTYLLREIRKVVDEIGPENVVHIVTDNGSNYKKACKALGEVYEHILWTPCLAHTVNLMLKDIARRPEHSGTIKQCKRISNWLHNHGQLNTMMRNAIGGELVKWNATRFGTNYMFLESIYRKRDRFMQWMASTEFLQSKWADTEDGRFTHSRFSNLEWWDGLKYVIDTVQAIYKFLRFADQDKRPNMCEVVMSYQNTRQELQSFFGNNVSTRDEYLKLLS; from the exons atgaccCAACAAAGAATTGATACAGGCTCTTGGACGCAGAAGGGTAGGaatgcaaaggaagctattggtaaagcttggtcaaagtttttccattttgcgggagtacctggaagacaggctgacaaTCCTTACTTTGTCAGCGCGGTcagggagacacagaagtggg gtgaaggtatcgcatcaccaactagacgggatattgatggcaagtaccttgatcagaacgagcaagacttgaagacgaggtacgtaaagtttcGGAAAGACTGGCCCTCTTTTGGCGtcacgttgatgtgtgattcatggactgggCCGACAaggatgagtgtcatcaactttttgatatacTGCAATGGAGTCATGTGGTTCCACAAGTCTATTGATGCGAGTGGAAGAACTCAAGATAGCACATATTTGCTTAGG gagattcgaaaggtggtggacgagattggaccggagaatgtcgtgcaTATAGTCACCGATAATGGCTCGAATTACAAGAAAGCTTGCAAGGCACTAGGAGAGGTGTATGAACACATTCTTTGGacaccttgtctagcacacaccgtcaatttaatgttgaaggatatagctcgaaggccCGAACATTCTGGTACGATCAAGCAATGCAAGCGAATTTCTaattggttacacaatcatggtcagttgaatacaatgatgaggaacgcaatcggtggtgagttggtcaagtggaatgccactcgatttggaaccaaTTACATGTTCTTAGAGAGCATCTatcggaaacgtgatcgtttcatgcagtggatggcatctactgagtttttacaaagcaaatgggcaGATACCGAAGATGGTCGATTTACTCATTCCAGGTTTTCAAATTTGGAGTGGTGGGACGGATTGAAAtatgtcatcgacacagttcaagcaatatacaagttccttcgcttcgctgatcaggacaagCGGCCCAACATGTGCGAAGTCGTGATGTCGTACCAGAATACGAGACAGGAGCTGCAATCTTTCTTTGGAAATAATGTTTCCACTCGGGACGAGTATCTTAAG ctactgtcctaa
- the LOC120689179 gene encoding WAS/WASL-interacting protein family member 1-like, with protein MEYGRSNRAPVLDEDDDDGDVPLPSHIVRDQINLSDLRDTTGDACISDWARRHMGDTHLGKRKFQRGHTKGDSKRQKQKGKATAKSVNSDTSTDDGDGERSPPYQETGDSSSAGDGDGSDSADAAAGGGGGGSGGGIPIRFTGETQFTHATQDPDHGAPESPRRTSPRRPVTAAIGIASLSLPRMLPASHPLLYADDLLPLAASPPHHRHLTLSAGGRAHTLLLAPPLALAAVSRTPHLRAAPTRCSSSRPRSRSPPSRTPRGLAQPAEAGCDIGPAAPLHLLRCSPVPARARGAAAVGRWPVGGGLGGGVYSPRARVESIHSQKALRPPPPPRVLRPHPFVLRPGRRLSPPRRPPTNHRRRIPVLP; from the exons atggaatatggtcGATCTAACCGcgctccagttctggacgaggatgatgatgacggagACGTCCCTCTCCCGTCTCATATTGTCAGGGATCAAATAAACCTCTCAGATCTACGTGACACTACGGGGGATGCTTgcatcagcgattgggcacgtaGACATAtgggtgacactcacctagggaagaggaAATTCCAGAGGGGGCATACGAAGGGTGACTCGAAGCgtcaaaaacaaaaaggaaaagcaaCAGCAAAATCAGTGAACAGCGACACGTCCACAGATGATGGCGATGGTGAGCGTAGTCCACCGTATCAAGAGACTGGGGATAGCAGCTCCGCTGGTGATGGTGACGGTAGTGACAGtgcagatgctgctgctggtggtggtggtggtggtagtggtggtggtatTCCCattcgtttcacag gggagactcagttcacacatgctactcaggaccCCGATCATGGAGCACCGGAATCGCCGAGGAGAACG tcgccgcgccgccccgtcaCGGCAGCAATCGGCATCGCCTCGCTCTCGCTGCCTCGGATGCTCCCAGCCTCGCACCCGCTGCTCTACGCTGACGATCTCCTCCCGCTCGCCGCTTCCCCGCCGCACCACCGCCACCTCACCCTCTCCGCCGGCGGTCGTGCCCACACGCTGCTCCTCGCGCccccgctcgcgctcgccgccgtctcccGGACGCCGCACCTCCGGGCCGCGCCCAcgcgctgctcctcctcgcgccCCCGCTCACGCTCGCCGCCCTCCCGGACGCCGCGCGGGCTGGCACAGCCCGCGGAGGCCGGATGTGATATCGGGCCGGCCGCTCCACTCCACCTTCTGCGCTGCTCCCCTGTTCCTGCTCGCGCACGTGGAGCTGCAGCTGTGGGACGGTGGCCGGTGGGTGGTGGCCTTGGCGGGGGTGTCTATTCACCGCGCGCGCGAGTGGAATCGATCCACTCGCAGAAGGCGCTTcgtcctccgcccccgccccgcgTCCTCCGCCCCCACCCCTTCGtcctccgccccggccggcggctctcgccgccgcgccgtccgcccacCAACCACCGCCGGCGCATCCCCGTCCTCCCCTAA
- the LOC120691834 gene encoding uncharacterized protein LOC120691834 — protein MEGLTGSEVAGFVVGALLLGATIAAPKVDGFIASSQRRSLGMCKRCGDLRIVACSQCKGIGSVRKGGMLNLGMLDDLYESLGAEAKTDNLIPCTKCRSKGRLLCPECSKIA, from the exons ATGGAAGGTCTCACGGGCAGCGAGGTCGCCGGCTTCGTGGTGGGTGCCCTGCTGCTCGGCGCCACCATCGCTGCTCCCAAGGTCGACGGATTCATTGCCTCCTCCCAAAGAAG GTCACTAGGTATGTGTAAGAGGTGTGGTGATCTTCGGATAGTAGCGTGCTCACAATGCAAAGGAATTGGCTCAGTTCGGAAAGGAGGAATGCTTAACCTGGGCATGCTAGATGATCTTTACGAATCACTTGGGGCTGAAGCCAAGACTGATAATTTGATCCCTTGCACAAAGTGCAGATCCAAAGGTCGTCTCTTGTGTCCGGAGTGCTCGAAGATCGCATGA
- the LOC120689181 gene encoding translation initiation factor IF-2-like, producing MGAGASVTASSLAPTALAAAAIVCPPAGLAAGAIFGAGVAVGAAWGGANKPTAAAAAAPAFDDALDAVVSAAEAVAEYLRAVMDAACSAAAGALQKLEEAAALVVDRVVRLLRRLRGREEAAAARREMRRAGHDVYAEAAARVARSGRCIMEPAASSAAVVVPAAAAAHGTLALPRSVSESDDVARRAARSAAGMMGLILQAFAAEADVGDIIPAAARSSITVIVAAAAVCLDVVASTDANA from the coding sequence ATGGGGGCCGGGGCGAGCGTCACCGCGTCGTCCCTGGCGCCTACGGCCctggcggccgccgccatcgtctGCCCGCCGGCTGGCCTGGCCGCCGGAGCGATCTTCGGCGCGGGGGTGGCGGTCGGGGCGGCGTGGGGCGGGGCCAACAAACcaaccgctgctgctgctgctgctcctgccttCGACGACGCCCTCGACGCGGTCgtcagcgcggcggaggcggtggcggagtACCTGCGCGCGGTGATGGACGCCGCGtgttcggccgccgccggggccctgCAGAAGCTGGAGGAAGCCGCGGCGCTCGTCGTCGACAGGGTCGTcaggctcctccgccgcctgcgcggCCGCGAGGAagccgccgcggcgaggcgcgAGATGCGCCGCGCGGGCCACGACGTGTacgccgaggccgcggcgcgcgTCGCCAGGTCCGGGCGCTGCATCATGGAACCGGCAGCTTCGTCGGCGGCCGTCGTCgtccctgctgctgccgccgcgcacGGAACGCTGGCACTGCCGCGATCGGTCTCCGAGTCCGACGACGTGGCCAGGCGCGCGGCCAGAAGCGCCGCGGGGATGATGGGTCTCATCCTTCAGGCCTTCGCCGCGGAGGCCGATGTGGGTGACATCATTCCTGCGGCGGCAAGGTCCTCCATCACCGTCATAGTAGCCGCGGCGGCCGTCTGCCTCGACGTTGTCGCTTCCACCGACGCAAATGCCTAG